CTGAACCCACGACTCAGGGATTTTCTGGAATAGCTTCACAGCCGGTCGTGTTGCAGCGAAGGCATGCGGCGCCGCACACCCGCGATGCGTTCGGGCAAAAGCTCGTGCACCACAAACCCCGGTCTGTCACCGAGTTCGGCGACGACTTCACCCCACGGGTCGACGATGAGGCTGTGACCAAACGTCTCGCGGCCGCCGAAGTGCGTGCCGGTTTGAGCTGCCGCGAGCACGTAGCAGGTATTTTCAATTGCGCGGCTTCTGAGCAGCACGTGCCAGTGCGCTTCACCGGTGAGCTTTGTGAAGGCGGCCGGTACGCATAAGACCTGAGCTCCGGCCTTTGCGTGGTGCCGGTAGAGCGCGGGAAAGCGAATGTCATAACACACCGACATGCCAACCTGCATCGAGCCGCAGGCAAAGAGCGACAGGCTGCCGCCGCCCGGCGCGGTTGAGCGCGACTCCTGGTAGCTGACGTTGTCGCCGGGAGCGACATCAAACAGGTGCAGCTTATCGTAGCGGTGCAGCTCGTTGCCATCGGGCCCGTAGGTGACAGCTGAATTGAACACCTTGCCGGCCGGGTTAGCGATCGGCATGCCGCCGCCGGTGATCGTGATATTATGCTTCGCCGCGGTGGATTTCAGAAACGCGCGCGCTGCGGTTTCTATTTCGGCAGCCTTTGCGCTTTTTTCCTGTTCGCTGCCAAAAAATGCAAAATTCTCGGGCAGCAGCACATATTCTGCCCCCTGCGCCACGGCCGCTTTGATGAGCTGCTCAGCCGCCTCGAGATTATGCCCGGTATCGTTCTGCGAGTTGAGTTGAATGACGGCTGCGCGCATAATCTTGCTGTGATGCCGGCGAACGGGCACCCCGTTCGCCGGCATCACTCTACTTAGGGTCGTTTTTACTTTCCACAGTGTCTGAAAAGGACAAGTTGACCCGCCTTCTGGATCGGATTGATTCGCGCGCGAAGCGCGCGAATCACATACCTATCCTTAACAACCATAGGGGGTTTAAATATGGCAAAAAAGAACTACGAACTGGTTCTTGTGCTCAGCGACAAG
The sequence above is a segment of the Turneriella parva DSM 21527 genome. Coding sequences within it:
- a CDS encoding carbon-nitrogen hydrolase family protein, with the translated sequence MRAAVIQLNSQNDTGHNLEAAEQLIKAAVAQGAEYVLLPENFAFFGSEQEKSAKAAEIETAARAFLKSTAAKHNITITGGGMPIANPAGKVFNSAVTYGPDGNELHRYDKLHLFDVAPGDNVSYQESRSTAPGGGSLSLFACGSMQVGMSVCYDIRFPALYRHHAKAGAQVLCVPAAFTKLTGEAHWHVLLRSRAIENTCYVLAAAQTGTHFGGRETFGHSLIVDPWGEVVAELGDRPGFVVHELLPERIAGVRRRMPSLQHDRL